The Primulina huaijiensis isolate GDHJ02 chromosome 6, ASM1229523v2, whole genome shotgun sequence genomic sequence ttgggttgAGTCCTTCGGTTTGGACTGTACCGCCAAACAATTTAAatgagttgggttgaaattttgtcgactcatttaaaagtgagcctaaatgagctcgcacgtgtttatattaaatatctatatatctaatattatcgattttcaataatgaattcttgatataaaatgaaaaatatcagtttgattttagaattgtgatgttgctatgttgggtgcaataattgtccctgcttggtagagcgatcgaaccgtggtgcttgagctgctgtgcggtttaaaagatttgagttgcaccattaccactagctatagcttttgttAAAGCGGCAAGCGATCGGTCCTACAtactatcttgtccaaaaattatggGTTGATGAGGCAGTCactcaaaattgagtgtcaaagttgacatttgagttgtatttttggatccctgacaatatgttcgtcaacatattagttttaagttagttttatcagtatcgtgaggggtaaatatgtttattacaatatataaatattatcatctatttaaattaatattcactttcatgtttgacatattatgggtcttagtagaaataataaattcaaacaaacgaatacacaaaaGTTTAGGGCGAAACCAGAATTATATGGTagctaaaattaatatttaaatttttagttaatttatcgatgttaagatatataacaaatcttatattttaatatataaaatttcaaccttataaatgaaataaatcaaacatatatgaaatatacaaaattttattacatatacaatcaagtaatttattataattgtattttattctacaaaaattcttttcaaactcaatgattgtggatttaacatctattaaatcagcaaactaaatagcgtgtcaattaaactaattgagtaatcacatattcttgaattcctaattaattttttatctNNNNNNNNNNNNNNNNNNNNNNNNNNNNNNNNNNNNNNNNNNNNNNNNNNNNNNNNNNNNNNNNNNNNNNNNNNNNNNNNNNNNNNNNNNNNNNNNNNNNNNNNNNNNNNNNNNNNNNNNNNNNNNNNNNNNNNNNNNNNNNNNNNNNNNNNNNNNNNNNNNNNNNNNNNNNNNNNNNNNNNNNNNNNNNNNNNNNNNNNNNNNNNNNNNNNNNNNNNNNNNNNNNNNNNNNNNNNNNNNNNNNNNNNNNNNNNNNNNNNNNNNNNNNNNNNNNNNNNNNNNNNNNNNNNNNNNNNNNNNNNNNNNNNNNNNNNNNNNNNNNNNNNNNNNNNNNNNNNNNNNNNNNNNNNNNNNNNNNNNNNNNNNNNNNNNNNNNNNNNNNNNNNNNNNNNNNNNNNNNNNNNNNNNNNNNNNNNNNNNNNNNNNNNNNNNNNNNNNNNNNNNNNNNNNNNNNNNNNNNNNNNNNNNNNNNNNNNNNNNNNNNNNNNNNNNNNNNNNNNNNNNNNNNNNNNNNNNNNNNNNNNNNNNNNNNNNNNNNNNNNNNNNNNNNNNNNNNNNNNNNNNNNNNNNNNNNNNNNNNNNNNNNNNNNNNNNNNNNNNNNNNNNNNNNNNNNNNNNNNNNNNNNNNNNNNNNNNNNNNNNNNNNNNNNNNNNNNNNNNNNNNNNNNNNNNNNNNNNNNNNNNNNNNNNNNNNNNNNNNNNNNNNNNNNNNNNNNNNNNNNNNNNNNNNNNNNNNNNNNNNNNNNNNNNNNNNNNNNNNNNNNNNNNNNNNNNNNNNNNNNNNNNNNNNNNNNNNNNNNNNNNNNNNNNNNNNNNNNNNNNNNNNNNNNNNNNNNNNNNNNNNNNNNNNNNNNNNNNNNNNNNNNNNNNNNNNNNNNNNNNNNNNNNNNNNNNNNNNNNNNNNNNNNNNNNNNNNNNNNNNNNNNNNNNNNNNNNNNNNNNNNNNNNNNNNNNNNNNNNNNNNNNNNNNNNNNNNNNNNNNNNNNNNNNNNNNNNNNNNNNNNNNNNNNNNNNNNNNNNNNNNNNNNNNNNNNNNNNNNNNNNNNNNNNNNNNNNNNNNNNNNNNNNNNNNNNNNNNNNNNNNNNNNNNNNNNNNNNNNNNNNNNNNNNNNNNNNNNNNNNNNNNNNNNNNNNNNNNNNNNNNNNNNNNNNNNNNNNNNNNNNNNNNNNNNNNNNNNNNNNNNNNNNNNNNNNNNNNNNNNNNNNNNNNNNNNNNNNNNNNNNNNNNNNNNNNNNNNNNNNNNNNNNNNNNNNNNNNNNNNNNNNNNNNNNNNNNNNNNNNNNNNNNNNNNNNNNNNNNNNNNNNNNNNNNNNNNNNNNNNNNNNNNNNNNNNNNNNNNNNNNNNNNNNNNNNNNNNNNNNNNNNNNNNNNNNNNNNNNNNNNNNNNNNNNNNNNNNNNNNNNNNNNNNNNNNNNNNNNNNNNNNNNNNNNNNNNNNNNNNNNNNNNNNNNNNNNNNNNNNNNNNNNNNNNNNNNNNNNNNNNNNNNNNNNNNNNNNNNNNNNNNNNNNNNNNNNNNNNNNNNNNNNNNNNNNNNNNNNNNNNNNNNNNNNNNNNNNNNNNNNNNNNNNNNNNNNNNNNNNNNNNNNNNNNNNNNNNNNNNNNNNNNNNNNNNNNNNNNNNNNNNNNNNNNNNNNNNNNNNNNNNNNNNNNNNNNNNNNNNNNNNNNNNNNNNNNNNNNNNNNNNNNNNNNNNNNNNNNNNNNNNNNNNNNNNNNNNNNNNNNNNNNNNNNNNNNNNNNNNNNNNNNNNNNNNNNNNNNNNNNNNNNNNNNNNNNNNNNNNNNNNNNNNNNNNNNNNNNNNNNNNNNNNNNNNNNNNNNNNNNNNNNNNNNNNNNNNNNNNNNNNNNNNNNNNNNNNNNNNNNNNNNNNNNNNNNNNNNNNNNNNNNNNNNNNNNNNNNNNNNNNNNNNNNNNNNNNNNNNNNNNNNNNNNNNNNNNNNNNNNNNNNNNNNNNNNNNNNNNNNNNNNNNNNNNNNNNNNNNNNNNNNNNNNNNNNNNNNNNNNNNNNNNNNNNNNNNNNNNNNNNNNNNNNNNNNNNNNNNNNNNNNNNNNNNNNNNNNNNNNNNNNNNNNNNNNNNNNNNNNNNNNNNNNNNNNNNNNNNNNNNNNNNNNNNNNNNNNNNNNNNNNNNNNNNNNNNNNNNNNNNNNNNNNNNNNNNNNNNNNNNNNNNNNNNNNNNNNNNNNNNNNNNNNNNNNNNNNNNNNNNNNNNNNNNNNNNNNNNNNNNNNNNNNNNNNNNNNNNNNNNNNNNNNNNNNNNNNNNNNNNNNNNNNNNNNNNNNNNNNNNNNNNNNNNNNNNNNNNNNNNNNNNNNNNNNNNNNNNNNNNNNNNNNNNNNNNNNNNNNNNNNNNNNNNNNNNNNNNNNNNNNNNNNNNNNNNNNNNNNNNNNNNNNNNNNNNNNNNNNNNNNNNNNNNNNNNNNNNNNNNNNNNNNNNNNNNNNNNNNNNNNNNNNNNNNNNNNNNNNNNNNNNNNNNNNNNNNNNNNNNNNNNNNNNNNNNNNNNNNNNNNNNNNNNNNNNNNNNNNNNNNNNNNNNNNNNNNNNNNNNNNNNNNNNNNNNNNNNNNNNNNNNNNNNNNNNNNNNNNNNNNNNNNNNNNNNNNNNNNNNNNNNNNNNNNNNNNNNNNNNNNNNNNNNNNNNNNNNNNNNNNNNNNNNNNNNNNNNNNNNNNNNNNNNNNNNNNNNNNNNNNNNNNNNNNNNNNNNNNNNNNNNNNNNNNNNNNNNNNNNNNNNNNNNNNNNNNNNNNNNNNNNNNNNNNNNNNNNNNNNNNNNNNNNNNNNNNNNNNNNNNNNNNNNNNNNNNNNNNNNNNNNNNNNNNNNNNNNNNNNNNNNNNNNNNNNNNNNNNNNNNNNNNNNNNNNNNNNNNNNNNNNNNNNNNNNNNNNNNNNNNNNNNNNNNNNNNNNNNNNNNNNNNNNNNNNNNNNNNNNNNNNNNNNNNNNNNNNNNNNNNNNNNNNNNNNNNNNNNNNNNNNNNNNNNNttttttttttcaaattagttacatatactaattaacacgaattgtcaaaatttacaatattattatcattatcttttgttgagttaattaattttatttcaaattctaattactTCAACATATGTTTTCCACGTGCAACGGacgtgcattatttctagtatatatatatatatatatatatgtgtgtgtgtgtgtgtgtgtgtgtgtgtgtgtgtgtgtgtgtgtttgaagAATGGAATATATGCATAAAAAAAGATACAAAAAATAATCCATACTGAAAATGCAGTCAAATTTTGATACCCGAAAATAGATATATATCATCAGGCCGTCAATAAAATGTCAATACAAGATTCTCTTCAATCCGTATCCGGATGAACGTATCAAAACCTTCGAAGAAGAACATTATCGACATCAGACACATGGAGTCCATATGCTATCGACCTGCGCTACTAGTGAATTTGTTAAGCAAGAAGTCCTTGAGTTGAACGCTTAATCTATCATGACAGTAGGAAGATAACATAAGAAATATAATCTCCATGACTTGAAGTTTATTAGTGGAAGGGAATACCGAAACAACTTCCTAGGGTGAAAGACCCATACCGGCATTTTGATCTTCCTCGTCagactcttcctcttcttcttgaTCATCTTCTGTTGAAGGAGGTTGCCCATTAAGGTACACCGTCCACGTTAACTCCATTCACTTTACACAAACTGGGTAGACGAAATATGTGGAAGGAGAGAGAGAGGTGGCCGCGCAAGGTGAAAGatttttaaaaaggaaaagctTCGACACGATAGATTCATTCTACATGTATTGATTATTCACCCTTTCCACCTTGTTTGTGCTCCTGCCCTTCGCTTCTTGTTTCTTCGATTTCATATACACGTAGAAAGAAATGGCCAAGAAGTGGGCGATTTGCTTCAGAAAAGCgaaaagttttgaaaattgtatcTTTGTTATAGAGAAATTTTAGTTAACTCGCCGAGAAGCGTTATATGAAATGTTGAAAGGTACAATAAGTAAAATTAATCAGCTTTGGAAGAATTTAACGACCAACATATTAGAGAGTGGTTGCCTCGAACAGTCTTACGAAAACCTGGGTGACGAGGTTGTGATGAACAGTGCAGAACAAATTTGTGTCTCGCTGCTGAATTGCTGCAAGACCCTCAAATCCCTCCAACAATTACACGCCCGCACCGTGAAGAGCGGCCTGGATTCCGACCCCTTTGTGACCGGAAAATTCATACTCCACTGCTCGGTCAATCTTTCTGCCGCATTGGACTATGCTCGCCAACTCCTTCTCCATGCCGCGAACCCCGATGTGTTCATGTACAACACCCTCATTCGTGGTTTTTCTGATTCAAAGTTTCCTAAAAATTCAATCTTTACATTCATTCTCATGCTGAAGAATTTGGGCAACCCTCCTGACAGCTTCTCCTTTGCCTTCACTCTCAAAGCTGCGGCAAACATGCGGTGTTTTCGTTCAGGGATTCAGCTCCATTGCCAGTCTATGAAACGTGGGATCAATACCCATCTCTTTGTGGCAACCACATTGATCAGTTTGTATGCAGAATGTGggtgtattttgttttcaaacaaaGTGTTCGATGAAATTGCTGACCCAAATGTCGTGTCATGGAATGCCATTTTGACAGCTTTCTTTAGGTGCGGTGACATAAGAGGCGCAGAGAGATTGTTTAATTTGACGCCATTACGAAACTCGGCTTCTTATAATTTGATGCTCGCTGCATATGCAAAAATGGGGGAGTTGGATTTGGCACGGAAGTTATTTGTGGACACGCCAATAAAGGATGATGTTTCTTGGAATACAATGATAGTGGGGTTTGCTCAAAACGGTTGTTTTGATGAAGCATTTAGATATTTCAAGGAATTACAGAAGGTGGGGTTGAGGCCTAACGAGGTGAGTTTGACAGGAGCTTTATCTGCTTGTGCACAAGCGGGAGCGCTTGAATTCGCAAAAATATTACACGGTTTCATTGAGAAAGCAGGCTTTGTTTGGATTACAACGGTACATAATGCACTAATAGATACTTATTCGAAGTGTGGGAGCATTGATATGGCTTGTCTAGTCTTCAAGAGGATGCCCGGTGAAAGGAGTATTGTTACCTGGACCTCGATGATAATAGGTCTTGCGATTCAAGGGCATGGTGAAGAGGCAATAAATCTTTTTAATCAAATGGAGGCATCTGGGATCAAACCAGATGGAATTGCATTTATTGTGATTCTATATGCATGTAGTCATGCCGGTTTAGTGGAACAGGGCTgcaaattttttgataaaatgacTAATGTGTATAGGATTAAGCCTACAATCGAACATTACGGATGCATGGTTGATTTATATGGTCGAGCTGGTCAACTGGTGAAAGCTTATAACTTTGTATATGAGATGCCAATTCCACCCAGTGCCATTATTTGGCGGACACTTCTTGGAGCGTGTAGTTTTCATGGTAATGTCAATTTGGCAGAGGAGGTCAAGAAAAGGCTATCGGAGTTAGACCCTGAAAACTCTGGTGATCACATATTATTGTCTAATATTTATGCAGTAGCAGGACAGTGGACAGATGTTGTGAAGCTAAGAAGATCAATGGctgaagaaaaaataaagaaaactccTGGTTGGAGTATGATTGAAGTTGAGAAGGTCATGTATACTTTTGTTGCTGGTGCCAAGCAGGATGATGTAACAACGGTGGCTTATAAGAAGCTAGAAGAGATCATGTTAAGACTAAGAATAGACGGAAGTTACATTCCTAATGTTGTTAACTTTTTACACGATATTGAAGaggaggaaaaggaaaatgcaGTTATTACTCACAGTGAGAAGTTGGCTGTTGCTTTTGGGATGGCAAGATTGAGAGGGTGTGGCGTCTTGAGAATTGTGAAGAACTTGAGAGTATGCAAAGATTGTCACACTGTGATGAAACTGATTTCTAAAGTATACGAAGTCGAGATTGCATTGAGAGATAGGAGTCGATATCACTCTTTCAAGAACGGTGTTTGCTCGTGCAGAGATTACTGGTGAGCATTATGGTGTGATTCATGCACTGACGGAAGGtttgataaattcatatgtaTTTCTACTGTGTCTTCAATTGCACTTAAAGTGGGTCAACCGTTCACCCAATTGCACAATTATTACAACTGTATATTAATACTACAGATATATCCTATACGTCACAATTTTTACTGTATATTATTGCTACTTAAAAAGGTATATTTTAACAATTAGTTTTCTGCATCAAATGAGCCATAAGATACGCAAGAAATCAATAGAAAAAACAAATTCCTTACCATTTTGTGAACTATATATACAATTGTCCATACCTGTATAAATTCTAAGCATAAAGTTTTAAGAATTATTATTTGGATTCTTTCGATGTATTTGCAGTTAGTGGGTCAACTGTTCATCCCACTAAAATGGTAAAGAATTTGTATGTGTGTGCAAAGATGAATGACCTTAATTACCATAATAAAATCAACGACCTTAATCACCATTATATATATAGTTCACAAAATGGTAAGTTTATTCTTAGATCAATGACcttaattaacaaaataaaatcaaataatcatGATTTAAGTTCAcaaaattataagaaaattaatattataatacaaAATCGTAGACCGGCTGTACATTTGAAAAGCCAAGCAACAGAAACATAGCCAAGTTTTGCAAGAAACACGACCGAAAAGGATCGAGCTGGACCGGTCTATTTTATAATTCTTCGTTTTCAGAGAAGCTCAGACCCACAAAACAAGGcgatcaaaagaaaaaaaaaacaattatatcTTTGGAGGAGCCACTGAAgtttgatgctttgtttatgtTCATCAGTAAGAAAATAATGCCTTAATATATATCATAGCAACGAAAGGGAATCCAGGAGAAAATGGAAATAGAAACTCGGTTTCTATCTTTATTGCAGCAGGTCTTTGTTGTTTTTTCTGTGTGTTAGGAGCGTGGCAGAGAAGTGGATCGGTGAAGGGAGATAACATAGCCCTCGAAATCACCAAAAAAGCAGATGACTGTGGCATTGTATCCAATCTTGAGTTCGAAAGCCATCATGGTGAGGATGTGGAAAGATTGGGCGATTCAGTTTTGGACGTCAACGAGTTTGAACCTTGTGATGATAAATACACCGATCATACACCTTGTCAAGAACAAACGCGGGCCATGACATTTCCTCGAGAGAACATGAACTATCGAAAGAGACATTGTCCACCTGAAGATGAGAAGTTGAGTTGCCTTATTCCAGCACCAAAAGGGTACGTTACACCCTTTCGATTGCCTAAGAGTCGTGATTATGTGCCTTACATGAACGCGCCTCATAAGAGTTTGACGGTTGAGAAGGCGGTGCAGAATTGGGTTCAATATGAAGGAAACGTGTTTAGGTTTCCAGGAGGTGGTACCATGTTTCCTCATGGAGCGGATGCGTATATTGAACAACTCGCTTCTGCGATCCCGGTGAACAATGGAACAGTAAGAACTGCTCTTGATACTGGTATTTTCATGCTATTCATTATTTTTTGGCTAATACTTAATaagtcttttttttcttttctgttGACATCTTGCACCATTCTTTTTAAGTTCCGccaaacaaaagaaaactaATGTTCCTGCAATTGTGGGTAGGTGCGAAGCTTTCTTCACATATTACATATCCTAGAACATATATATGATCTAATTCATGCCAGTGGACTCTTCAGCTTGTACAAGGACCAGTAAGctttttcgtttttttaaatatgcatcTTCGTTGGTTAAAAGACGAAATATTCTATGATTCTTTAAAACTTTAACTTGCAACATCACGTACAGATGCAAAATGGAAGACATCCTCCTAGAAATGGATAGAATTTTAAGGCCAGAAGGCGGAATTATAATCCGAGACAATTAATGCTGATGTTTTGATCAGAATCAGCTCCCACTTCAATGCTAGGAGAATATTTTCATGCCGAATTTCGTAAATACATATAAATCCACAGGAAAGATGAGAAATATAATGGCATGCAGAGATTTAAGTCATGACCTGCATGAGCTGAAATTATCAGCAGAAGACTGATTAATAATGCATAGAATGATAGAAAAGAGAGGCGAGGTGGGTGGCCATTATATATAGTACTATCGATACATGCATGCATGAACACTGACCTAATTACTTACTAAAGTTTTATTCAGACAAATCAAGAAAGATCGATCAAAAAACATATATGCAACGGTATTGACATTCACGCCGTTGACCAAACAAAGTTTGATCCAGTGTGGATATTTGACGGAATCCACGCGGCTGCCTCAGATTGTCAAGTACTCCTGAGGGTTTTATTTTTAGTTCAAAAAATCCATACATTTTATTCTAAACTGCGTGCGTGCAAACATGTAAAGTCGAGCCATTCTTTCACTAAAATGATTTGGTTTCGGGATTTACAATATATTATACACGTCAGTTCCTAATTATATAATGTGttcattatataattatataattctcTATCGTCCAAATCCAATAGAGGAGTACCAGTCATTTACGGACACGAGATCAAATATAAATGTTAGTCTTGTATATACTGAGTATGACATTTTGAgtcatgtttatatatttatgacTGTAATCATGTTTCGATCATATATTTTAGTAATTCTCATCGAAATGATTAAACTCATTGACCATGattaaatttttgtaattatattgTTAAACACATATGCATGTCGTGAGgggattttttctttttaatttgtcTAGTTGTT encodes the following:
- the LOC140978735 gene encoding pentatricopeptide repeat-containing protein At1g74630, whose product is MLKGTISKINQLWKNLTTNILESGCLEQSYENLGDEVVMNSAEQICVSLLNCCKTLKSLQQLHARTVKSGLDSDPFVTGKFILHCSVNLSAALDYARQLLLHAANPDVFMYNTLIRGFSDSKFPKNSIFTFILMLKNLGNPPDSFSFAFTLKAAANMRCFRSGIQLHCQSMKRGINTHLFVATTLISLYAECGCILFSNKVFDEIADPNVVSWNAILTAFFRCGDIRGAERLFNLTPLRNSASYNLMLAAYAKMGELDLARKLFVDTPIKDDVSWNTMIVGFAQNGCFDEAFRYFKELQKVGLRPNEVSLTGALSACAQAGALEFAKILHGFIEKAGFVWITTVHNALIDTYSKCGSIDMACLVFKRMPGERSIVTWTSMIIGLAIQGHGEEAINLFNQMEASGIKPDGIAFIVILYACSHAGLVEQGCKFFDKMTNVYRIKPTIEHYGCMVDLYGRAGQLVKAYNFVYEMPIPPSAIIWRTLLGACSFHGNVNLAEEVKKRLSELDPENSGDHILLSNIYAVAGQWTDVVKLRRSMAEEKIKKTPGWSMIEVEKVMYTFVAGAKQDDVTTVAYKKLEEIMLRLRIDGSYIPNVVNFLHDIEEEEKENAVITHSEKLAVAFGMARLRGCGVLRIVKNLRVCKDCHTVMKLISKVYEVEIALRDRSRYHSFKNGVCSCRDYW
- the LOC140979195 gene encoding probable methyltransferase PMT2: MVKNLYVCAKMNDLNYHNKINDLNHHYIYSSQNGAWQRSGSVKGDNIALEITKKADDCGIVSNLEFESHHGEDVERLGDSVLDVNEFEPCDDKYTDHTPCQEQTRAMTFPRENMNYRKRHCPPEDEKLSCLIPAPKGYVTPFRLPKSRDYVPYMNAPHKSLTVEKAVQNWVQYEGNVFRFPGGGTMFPHGADAYIEQLASAIPVNNGTVRTALDTGKMRNIMACRDLSHDLHELKLSAED